One region of Campylobacter concisus genomic DNA includes:
- a CDS encoding amino acid ABC transporter ATP-binding protein: MSENILELKKINKFYGELRALKDINLEVKSGEVVVLLGPSGCGKSTTLRCINGLESIASGEIIIDGEVIDAKFNDWQRIRQKVGMVFQSYELFDHMNVIDNVLLGPLKVQKRDRSEAEKTADMWLSKVGLLDKKFAYPKELSGGQKQRIAIVRSLCLNPEIMLFDEVTAALDPEIVREVLDVILNLAKDGMTMLIVTHEMSFARAVANKIVFMDAGAIVEISEPEEFFTNPKSDRAKKFLNLFSF; the protein is encoded by the coding sequence ATGAGCGAAAACATATTAGAACTTAAAAAAATAAACAAATTTTATGGAGAGCTTCGCGCCTTAAAAGATATAAATTTAGAGGTAAAAAGCGGTGAAGTGGTCGTACTTCTTGGCCCATCAGGCTGTGGCAAAAGCACAACTCTTAGATGTATAAATGGCCTTGAGAGCATCGCTAGCGGTGAGATAATAATCGATGGCGAAGTGATTGATGCTAAATTTAATGATTGGCAAAGGATCCGCCAAAAGGTCGGCATGGTCTTTCAAAGCTACGAGCTGTTTGATCATATGAACGTCATAGATAACGTCCTTCTTGGGCCTTTAAAAGTACAAAAAAGAGATAGGTCCGAGGCCGAAAAGACCGCTGATATGTGGTTAAGCAAGGTTGGACTGCTTGATAAGAAATTTGCCTATCCAAAGGAGCTAAGTGGCGGTCAAAAGCAACGCATAGCTATAGTAAGAAGCCTTTGCTTAAACCCTGAAATTATGCTATTTGACGAGGTTACGGCTGCGCTTGATCCAGAGATCGTTAGAGAAGTGCTTGACGTGATACTAAATTTAGCCAAAGATGGTATGACGATGCTAATAGTCACCCACGAGATGAGCTTTGCAAGGGCGGTTGCAAATAAGATCGTATTTATGGATGCTGGAGCGATTGTGGAGATCAGCGAACCAGAGGAATTTTTTACCAACCCAAAGAGCGATCGCGCGAAGAAATTTCTAAATTTATTCTCGTTTTAG
- a CDS encoding NAD-dependent epimerase/dehydratase family protein, translated as MSRILVLGWAGLIGASLLKNLIKKGYKDITVLDDLSRGKINNIPLECNFIKDNICNIEKYNLGSFDVIFHLVSFMLGLGFSEKNQLKLYDNNVKLNENFISFLLKQNPDRLRLIYISSSCVYSDDGEDIVDESSPLGNFPELANIGYGFSKRYLEDRLKLLSVVNKFELSIVRPLNIYGESYRWAGEFSQAIPMLINKVMTSNDVEVWGSGNQKRSYVHADDCAELLVRIAFNDQLIPLLNIGHEKVISMNDLVMLVAEIANKKITIINNLKKPEGRRVKGCSLKSIKIYFPDFNFNVSLKEGLYRMIYKWYINNKGNLI; from the coding sequence ATGAGTAGAATTTTAGTATTAGGCTGGGCGGGACTAATAGGGGCTTCCTTATTAAAAAATTTGATCAAAAAAGGATATAAAGACATAACCGTACTTGATGATTTATCTAGAGGAAAGATTAATAATATACCGCTGGAGTGCAATTTTATTAAAGATAATATATGTAATATCGAAAAGTATAATTTAGGTAGTTTTGATGTAATATTTCACTTAGTCAGTTTTATGCTGGGATTGGGGTTTTCTGAAAAAAATCAATTAAAACTTTATGATAATAATGTAAAGTTGAATGAGAATTTTATATCATTTTTGCTAAAGCAAAATCCAGACAGGTTGCGCCTTATTTATATTAGTTCATCTTGCGTATATTCTGATGACGGAGAAGATATCGTTGATGAATCCTCTCCCTTGGGTAATTTTCCAGAGCTCGCAAATATAGGTTATGGTTTTTCAAAGCGATACCTTGAGGATAGATTAAAATTACTATCTGTAGTGAATAAGTTTGAACTTTCAATAGTTAGGCCATTGAATATTTATGGCGAGTCATACAGATGGGCCGGCGAATTCTCACAGGCTATACCGATGCTTATAAATAAGGTTATGACTAGTAATGACGTAGAAGTTTGGGGTAGCGGAAATCAAAAAAGGTCGTATGTTCATGCCGACGATTGTGCGGAACTATTGGTAAGAATCGCTTTTAATGATCAATTGATCCCATTGCTAAATATAGGACACGAAAAAGTTATATCTATGAATGATTTGGTTATGTTAGTGGCAGAAATCGCAAATAAAAAAATTACCATCATTAATAATCTAAAAAAGCCAGAAGGAAGAAGAGTTAAGGGTTGCTCTTTAAAATCCATAAAAATCTATTTTCCTGATTTTAATTTTAACGTATCTTTAAAAGAAGGGTTGTATAGAATGATATATAAATGGTATATTAACAATAAAGGTAATCTGATATGA
- a CDS encoding sugar transferase: MRQILSFLLLLLADIFVIFGSIFLGIFVKNLIYGSPLFFDIFTYREYIYVYITIISLFAYQGIYIRRFDFWHESKIIIKSCILGFLLCLVLAIENSLFSKVTLLFSFLSMIILLPGFKFIFKRILFYVGIWQKKARILCVENSEELEYAIFNNHYLGYVKAVGKSYDALLIGYNNIKPKTLNTIIEQNIKDNKEILFTPILNSYDFSRACVYNIFNSRTNLFAIQNSLQSKFNLILKRLLDLLILLLALPFLIIIFGVVILIIKVKEPTGDIFFGQYRIGLDGKIFKCYKFRSMHTDQSFMQEWLDKNSEEVVYYKKYKKYRNDPRVTKIGSFLRKTSLDELPQLVNVLKGEMSLVGPRPCLPNEMEDFGEYLPLVLSCKPGLTGLWQVSGRSNVDFATRAQMDIWYMKNWNIWMDIVIIIKTFKVVFLRYGAM, encoded by the coding sequence ATGAGGCAAATTTTATCATTTTTATTGCTGTTGCTAGCTGATATTTTTGTTATTTTTGGCTCTATATTTTTAGGCATTTTTGTCAAAAATCTTATTTATGGAAGCCCATTATTTTTTGATATATTTACATATCGAGAGTACATCTACGTTTATATTACTATAATATCTTTATTTGCTTATCAGGGTATTTATATTAGGAGATTTGATTTTTGGCATGAAAGCAAAATTATAATAAAAAGTTGCATATTAGGCTTTTTACTTTGTCTTGTGCTTGCGATAGAAAATAGTTTGTTTTCAAAAGTAACCCTATTATTTAGTTTTTTATCTATGATTATACTTTTACCCGGATTTAAATTTATATTCAAACGTATACTTTTTTATGTAGGCATCTGGCAAAAAAAGGCTAGAATTTTATGTGTAGAAAATAGCGAAGAGCTTGAATACGCAATATTTAATAACCATTATTTGGGTTATGTAAAAGCCGTTGGAAAAAGCTATGATGCTCTTTTGATAGGATATAACAATATTAAGCCTAAAACTCTAAATACTATTATAGAACAGAACATAAAGGATAACAAAGAAATCTTATTTACTCCAATACTTAATAGTTATGACTTTTCAAGGGCCTGTGTTTATAATATTTTTAACTCCCGCACGAATCTATTTGCTATTCAAAATTCCCTTCAAAGCAAATTTAATTTAATTTTGAAAAGATTGTTAGATTTATTAATATTATTGCTTGCTTTACCCTTTTTGATAATCATATTTGGCGTAGTTATCTTAATCATAAAGGTAAAAGAACCAACCGGCGATATTTTTTTTGGCCAGTACAGAATAGGTTTGGATGGAAAAATATTCAAATGCTATAAATTTCGTTCAATGCATACTGACCAAAGTTTTATGCAAGAATGGTTGGATAAAAATTCGGAAGAAGTAGTATATTATAAAAAGTATAAAAAATATAGAAATGATCCCCGAGTAACTAAAATCGGCAGCTTTTTAAGAAAAACGTCACTTGACGAATTGCCGCAGCTAGTAAATGTTCTAAAAGGGGAGATGAGTCTGGTTGGTCCAAGGCCATGTCTTCCGAATGAAATGGAAGATTTTGGAGAATACCTACCGCTTGTTTTATCTTGTAAGCCCGGGCTTACTGGACTTTGGCAGGTTAGTGGTCGAAGCAATGTGGATTTTGCTACACGAGCCCAAATGGACATATGGTATATGAAGAACTGGAATATTTGGATGGATATTGTAATAATTATAAAAACATTTAAAGTAGTATTCCTTAGGTATGGTGCTATGTAA
- the gmhB gene encoding D-glycero-beta-D-manno-heptose 1,7-bisphosphate 7-phosphatase, whose amino-acid sequence MLYKALFLDRDGVINIEKNYLYKISEFEFIDGIFDVCRYFQKLDYFIVVITNQAGIARGLYTEDDFIKLNNWMIGEFKSNNINITKVYYCPHHPEFGVECECRKPRPGMILRAKAEIGIDLQNSILVGDKISDVEAGINAGVGRNYLITTASSIKESRYFNKISNIKELVKHAKRF is encoded by the coding sequence ATGTTATATAAAGCTCTATTTTTGGATAGAGACGGGGTTATAAACATAGAAAAAAATTATCTTTATAAAATTTCTGAATTCGAATTTATAGATGGTATATTTGATGTTTGTAGATATTTTCAAAAGCTTGATTATTTTATAGTAGTTATCACAAATCAGGCCGGTATAGCAAGAGGATTATATACGGAAGACGATTTCATTAAATTAAACAATTGGATGATTGGTGAATTTAAGTCAAATAATATTAATATTACAAAAGTGTACTACTGTCCGCATCATCCAGAATTCGGTGTAGAGTGCGAGTGTAGAAAGCCAAGGCCTGGTATGATATTAAGAGCAAAGGCAGAAATTGGTATAGATTTGCAAAATTCTATACTAGTCGGTGATAAAATTTCAGATGTTGAGGCTGGTATAAATGCCGGTGTAGGGAGAAACTATTTGATTACAACTGCTTCAAGCATAAAAGAAAGTAGATATTTTAATAAAATTAGCAATATAAAGGAGCTTGTGAAACATGCAAAAAGATTCTAG
- a CDS encoding GDP-L-fucose synthase family protein: MQKDSRILITGGNGLVGYALKKLLQEQGYTQIFTPTSREYNLTNMEQTLKMFAELKPDYVFHNAARVYGIMGNMENKGLSYLDNVMINTNVVEASRIFNVKKIVAMGSGCVYPYPSPGLPLKEDMMWMGYPHDSEDSYAISKRAMYAQLCAYKKSYNTNFAFVISCNLYGPHDKFDENFGHVTPALISKFYRAYKNGDDIVVWGDGSAQRDFLFSYDAAQALINIMFNIDGAVNIGSSSVIKIKDIVDNLADITGLHCKVKWDSTKPNGQDYRAYDLTKLKSTGFEPKYDLYKGLKITWDWFCENIQNIRR, encoded by the coding sequence ATGCAAAAAGATTCTAGAATTTTGATTACCGGTGGCAATGGTTTGGTTGGGTATGCCTTAAAAAAATTATTGCAAGAACAAGGATATACACAGATATTTACGCCAACCAGCAGAGAGTATAATCTAACAAATATGGAACAAACATTGAAAATGTTTGCAGAATTGAAACCAGATTATGTTTTTCATAATGCAGCTAGAGTGTATGGTATAATGGGAAACATGGAAAATAAGGGATTATCTTATCTTGATAATGTTATGATAAATACTAATGTTGTCGAGGCCAGTAGGATTTTTAATGTTAAAAAAATAGTAGCGATGGGCTCTGGATGTGTTTACCCATACCCGTCTCCTGGGTTACCGCTAAAAGAAGATATGATGTGGATGGGGTATCCACATGATTCTGAGGACTCTTATGCTATTTCAAAAAGAGCTATGTACGCACAGTTGTGTGCCTATAAAAAGAGCTATAATACCAATTTTGCTTTTGTTATTAGTTGTAATTTGTATGGTCCTCATGATAAATTTGATGAAAATTTCGGACATGTTACACCGGCTTTGATTAGTAAATTTTATAGAGCTTATAAAAATGGTGATGATATTGTTGTTTGGGGCGATGGATCTGCTCAAAGGGATTTTTTATTTTCCTATGATGCTGCACAAGCACTTATAAATATAATGTTTAATATAGACGGTGCTGTGAATATTGGTAGTAGTAGCGTTATAAAAATAAAGGATATAGTGGATAATTTAGCAGATATAACCGGACTTCATTGTAAGGTCAAATGGGACAGTACGAAGCCTAATGGACAAGATTATCGTGCATATGATTTAACTAAACTAAAATCAACTGGTTTTGAGCCAAAATATGATCTTTATAAAGGTCTAAAAATTACCTGGGATTGGTTTTGTGAAAATATTCAAAATATAAGAAGATGA
- a CDS encoding ABC transporter permease, whose amino-acid sequence MMYFILNNYQKLIVIAYMDLKLKYQNSFIGFSWSFIKPLLQFFVYFTVFGVFLQVDTGDGYALRLFFGVLIWTFFSEATSLGLNSFVGKASIINKINVNRLIPPIAAFLTPLFNFCINFIIFIIIYLVSYNSISDFNIFKFFIITVSFLQISILILSLNIILSFLNVFFRDIKQIWEIVLIYGVFLTPIIYKLPIPKEYETLYYCTNLLSFPLENIKYCFFNGYTPILIYDIWLWVLHSAVIVLLFVVSLVIENKLKSKISDFL is encoded by the coding sequence ATGATGTATTTTATATTAAATAATTACCAAAAATTAATTGTAATAGCATATATGGATTTAAAGTTAAAGTATCAAAATAGCTTTATTGGTTTTTCATGGTCTTTTATAAAACCATTACTGCAGTTTTTTGTATACTTTACAGTCTTCGGTGTATTTTTACAAGTAGATACTGGTGATGGCTACGCATTAAGATTGTTCTTTGGTGTATTAATATGGACATTTTTTTCAGAAGCGACATCGCTGGGGCTAAATTCATTTGTTGGCAAAGCTTCAATAATAAATAAGATAAATGTCAATAGACTCATACCGCCTATTGCCGCCTTTTTAACGCCATTATTTAACTTTTGTATAAACTTTATTATCTTTATAATTATATATCTGGTTTCATATAATTCTATATCGGATTTTAATATATTTAAATTTTTTATTATTACCGTTTCTTTCCTGCAGATTAGTATATTAATATTAAGTTTAAATATAATCCTATCTTTTTTAAATGTTTTTTTTAGAGATATAAAACAGATTTGGGAAATTGTCCTTATTTATGGCGTTTTTTTAACTCCGATTATTTATAAATTACCTATTCCGAAAGAATATGAAACTTTATATTATTGCACCAATTTATTATCCTTTCCATTAGAAAATATTAAATATTGTTTCTTTAATGGATATACGCCTATTCTAATATATGATATTTGGCTTTGGGTATTGCATAGTGCTGTAATTGTATTATTGTTTGTAGTATCATTAGTTATTGAAAATAAATTAAAATCAAAAATTTCGGATTTTCTATGA
- a CDS encoding cysteine ABC transporter substrate-binding protein codes for MRKFKFFLLALIATVFLTGCGNDKGADTAKAASNEADAIAKIKERGFVRIGVFSDKPPFGYVDKDGKNQGYDIYFAKRIAKDLLGDESKVKFELVEAAGRVEVLVADKVDITLANFTKTPERAQVVDFALPYMKVSLGIVSPEGAVIKSIDELKDKTLIVNKGTTADAFFTKNYPNIKLAKYDQNTETFAALVDKRGAALAHDNALLFAWAKETPGFVVGVEALGDVDVIAPAVKKGNKVLLDWLNNEIIELGKENFFHKDYDATLKPIYGDSVNPESLVVEGGKL; via the coding sequence GTGAGAAAATTTAAATTTTTCTTATTAGCATTAATCGCTACCGTCTTTCTAACGGGTTGTGGTAATGACAAAGGTGCCGACACGGCAAAAGCTGCTTCAAACGAAGCTGATGCGATCGCAAAGATCAAAGAGCGCGGATTTGTAAGAATTGGTGTTTTCAGCGACAAACCACCATTTGGCTATGTCGATAAAGACGGCAAAAACCAAGGCTATGATATTTACTTTGCAAAACGTATCGCAAAAGACCTACTAGGCGATGAGAGCAAGGTAAAATTTGAGCTAGTCGAGGCTGCTGGTAGAGTTGAAGTTTTAGTAGCTGATAAAGTAGATATCACGCTTGCAAATTTTACAAAAACACCTGAGCGTGCACAAGTTGTTGATTTTGCGCTTCCATACATGAAGGTTTCACTTGGCATCGTAAGCCCTGAAGGTGCAGTGATAAAGAGCATCGATGAGCTAAAAGACAAAACCCTAATCGTAAATAAGGGCACAACCGCAGACGCGTTTTTTACAAAAAATTATCCTAACATTAAGCTTGCAAAATACGACCAAAATACTGAAACATTTGCAGCTTTGGTTGATAAAAGAGGTGCTGCACTAGCGCATGATAACGCCCTACTTTTTGCCTGGGCGAAAGAGACTCCAGGTTTTGTTGTAGGCGTTGAAGCACTTGGTGATGTGGATGTAATAGCACCAGCTGTTAAAAAAGGCAACAAAGTTTTACTTGACTGGCTAAATAATGAGATCATTGAGTTAGGCAAAGAAAATTTCTTCCACAAAGACTATGATGCTACACTAAAACCGATCTACGGCGACAGTGTCAATCCAGAATCACTTGTCGTTGAAGGTGGCAAACTATAA
- a CDS encoding nucleotidyltransferase family protein, with the protein MEAIILAGGLGTRLRAVVSNVPKPMAPIMGIPFLEYIFRYLKKNNINKVVLSVCYKRDTIIKYFSDTFFDISIKYSVEEEPLGTGGAIKQSLKFCNNENVLLLNGDTFFNVNLDALFKSHLNNLADLTLCLKPMCNFDRYGIVKLDSANRVIGFNEKKYCENGLINGGLYIIRKNFLDNEDVQKFSFEDFMNKNYKEKKIYGVIDNGYFIDVGIPEDYYKAQKELKYVI; encoded by the coding sequence TTGGAAGCGATAATTTTAGCTGGAGGTCTTGGTACTAGACTTCGGGCAGTAGTTTCTAATGTCCCGAAGCCAATGGCTCCAATAATGGGTATACCATTCTTGGAATACATTTTTAGATACCTTAAAAAAAATAATATTAATAAAGTGGTATTGTCTGTTTGCTATAAAAGAGACACTATTATTAAATATTTTAGTGATACGTTTTTTGATATAAGTATAAAATATTCAGTAGAAGAAGAACCATTGGGCACCGGTGGCGCAATAAAGCAGTCGTTAAAATTTTGCAATAACGAGAATGTCTTGTTGCTTAATGGCGACACGTTTTTTAACGTAAATTTGGATGCGCTATTCAAAAGTCATCTAAATAATTTAGCAGACTTAACTCTATGTTTAAAGCCAATGTGTAACTTTGATAGGTACGGTATTGTAAAGTTGGATTCCGCAAATAGGGTTATTGGATTTAATGAGAAAAAGTATTGCGAGAACGGTTTAATAAATGGTGGTTTATATATTATAAGGAAAAATTTTTTAGATAATGAAGATGTACAAAAATTTTCTTTTGAAGATTTTATGAATAAAAACTATAAAGAAAAGAAAATTTATGGAGTAATAGATAATGGATATTTCATTGACGTAGGTATTCCGGAGGACTATTATAAGGCGCAAAAGGAGCTAAAATATGTTATATAA
- a CDS encoding ABC transporter ATP-binding protein, whose product MIVFKSVSKSYKSYGVHTNSLKSFAINYKNYFRNINSIPTIDVLNNMSMSIDNGDILCIVGRNGVGKSTLAKLIAKTSTPTKGDIVVDGKVIPFLELGVAFSDELSGRDNAFLNGVLLGMDICFIKDNMQEIFSFAEIERFVDTPLKYYSSGMKMRLAFSIARCANGDIYIFDEILAVGDEKFQKKCFDFFDNLLVNKKTIIFITHDINFVKKHATKLLVLRGGGDYILISNKEKICNFTFESL is encoded by the coding sequence ATGATAGTATTTAAAAGTGTTAGTAAGTCATATAAATCATATGGGGTTCATACAAATTCGTTGAAAAGTTTCGCTATAAATTACAAGAATTATTTTCGAAACATAAATAGCATACCTACTATTGATGTTCTAAATAATATGTCGATGAGTATTGACAATGGGGATATATTATGTATAGTTGGTAGAAATGGTGTTGGAAAATCTACTTTAGCCAAGCTTATAGCAAAGACATCAACTCCTACGAAAGGTGATATTGTTGTAGATGGTAAAGTTATACCATTTTTAGAGCTGGGTGTTGCTTTTAGTGATGAATTAAGTGGTCGTGACAATGCTTTTTTAAATGGCGTATTATTAGGAATGGATATATGCTTTATAAAGGATAATATGCAAGAGATATTTTCATTTGCTGAAATTGAGAGGTTTGTGGATACTCCATTGAAATACTATTCGTCTGGAATGAAAATGAGATTGGCATTTTCAATAGCGCGATGTGCCAATGGTGATATATATATATTTGATGAAATTTTAGCAGTTGGCGATGAGAAATTTCAGAAAAAATGCTTTGATTTTTTTGATAATTTACTGGTTAACAAAAAAACAATTATATTTATAACTCATGATATAAATTTTGTAAAAAAGCATGCAACTAAGTTATTGGTTCTAAGGGGTGGTGGAGATTATATCTTAATAAGCAATAAAGAAAAAATTTGTAATTTTACCTTTGAGAGTTTATAG
- a CDS encoding glycosyltransferase family 4 protein, producing the protein MKKALICDWLNVYAGAERCVESFTNIWADFEIYSLIDFLNDTDRYGILKNKYAHTSFIQNLPFAKSRYRDYLPLFPYAIENFNLSEYDLILSSSHAVAKGVLTHSDQLHISYVHTPIRYAWDLYFEYLKNSGLNSGLKGFFAKYFLHKIRIWDLISTNRVDYFIANSRYIASRIKKIYGRASDVIYPPVDTDKFEAKENKDEFYLTVSRLVPYKKVDVIVEAFSQINRKLVLIGDGPDMDKIKSKAKKNIEILGYQSNETIKHMMQNAKAFIFAAKEDFGIAPVEAQACGTPVICYGNGGVRETVIDNVSGVYFYEQSVESLLGALDKFEHNVDKFDPSFIRRNSLRFSRKRFEEEIKTYIEHKFNEFKALK; encoded by the coding sequence ATAAAAAAAGCTTTAATATGCGATTGGCTCAATGTTTACGCTGGTGCAGAAAGATGTGTGGAGAGCTTCACAAATATTTGGGCTGACTTTGAAATTTATAGTTTGATCGATTTTTTGAATGATACAGATAGGTATGGAATATTAAAAAATAAGTATGCCCATACGAGCTTTATTCAAAATTTACCATTCGCTAAAAGTAGGTATCGTGATTATTTACCGCTTTTTCCATATGCTATTGAGAATTTTAATCTAAGCGAGTATGATTTAATCTTATCCAGTTCTCACGCGGTTGCAAAGGGGGTATTGACTCATTCGGATCAGCTTCATATTAGTTATGTTCATACGCCAATTCGTTATGCATGGGATTTATATTTTGAGTATTTGAAAAATAGCGGGCTGAATAGTGGATTAAAGGGTTTTTTTGCGAAATATTTTCTACATAAAATTCGTATTTGGGATTTGATTTCCACAAATCGTGTGGATTATTTTATTGCAAACAGTCGCTATATTGCCAGTCGTATAAAAAAAATTTATGGTAGGGCGAGCGATGTAATATATCCCCCAGTAGATACCGATAAATTTGAAGCCAAGGAAAATAAAGATGAGTTTTATTTGACTGTTTCAAGGCTTGTGCCATATAAAAAAGTAGATGTTATAGTGGAGGCTTTTTCACAAATTAATAGAAAGCTTGTGCTTATCGGCGATGGTCCAGATATGGACAAAATAAAAAGTAAGGCTAAAAAAAATATAGAAATTTTAGGATATCAAAGCAACGAAACAATAAAGCATATGATGCAAAATGCGAAAGCTTTTATATTCGCAGCCAAGGAAGATTTCGGTATCGCTCCAGTAGAGGCTCAGGCGTGCGGCACGCCCGTTATATGCTACGGCAATGGCGGAGTACGTGAGACGGTGATAGATAACGTCAGTGGTGTTTATTTTTATGAGCAAAGCGTTGAGAGCCTACTTGGAGCGCTGGATAAATTTGAACATAATGTGGATAAATTTGATCCATCTTTTATTCGCAGAAACTCACTTAGATTTTCTCGTAAAAGATTTGAGGAGGAGATAAAAACTTACATAGAGCATAAATTTAATGAATTTAAGGCATTAAAATGA
- a CDS encoding amino acid ABC transporter permease, translating into MQGVSILFDTQNLLRLFEGLVVSTEISFISIFISIIGGLVLGVLMSMKNKFIYFILKICLEIVRIMPQIVWLFLFYFGVSKAFDIHISAFTASLIVFSLWGIFEMMDIVRGAITSIPKHQFESAASLGLSKFQIYSHVIIPLATRRLVPGAVNLLSRMIKTTSIVVLIGVVEVVKVGQQIIERNVFTNPMAPFWIYTLIFFLYFVICYPVSKLSKKLEEKWS; encoded by the coding sequence ATGCAAGGAGTTAGTATTTTATTTGACACGCAAAATTTACTAAGACTCTTTGAAGGTCTAGTCGTTAGCACAGAAATTTCATTTATCTCTATTTTTATCTCTATAATCGGTGGCTTAGTGCTTGGCGTGCTTATGAGCATGAAAAACAAATTTATCTATTTTATTTTAAAAATTTGCCTAGAAATCGTTCGCATAATGCCTCAGATTGTTTGGCTATTTTTATTTTATTTTGGTGTCAGCAAGGCGTTTGATATTCACATTTCAGCATTTACGGCCTCACTCATTGTCTTTAGCTTGTGGGGAATTTTTGAAATGATGGACATCGTGCGTGGCGCAATAACATCAATACCAAAACATCAATTTGAATCAGCCGCCTCACTTGGACTTAGTAAATTTCAAATTTACTCTCACGTCATCATCCCGCTTGCCACAAGAAGGCTAGTGCCTGGAGCTGTAAATTTACTAAGCCGTATGATAAAAACGACCTCTATCGTCGTGCTAATTGGCGTTGTAGAGGTAGTCAAGGTCGGTCAGCAGATCATAGAGCGAAATGTATTTACAAATCCTATGGCGCCATTTTGGATATACACGCTCATATTCTTTTTATATTTTGTGATCTGCTATCCAGTCTCAAAACTATCGAAAAAACTAGAAGAAAAATGGAGTTAA
- a CDS encoding amino acid ABC transporter permease, translating into MDFEFIEKFYPLYVKAGVLTCEIAFLGIVFSILIGIFCMAVKFYKLKFLSKVIDCYVELSRNTPLLIQLFFLYYGLPKLGVSMSGFTCAVAGLSFLGGSYMSESFRLGFEAVRKSQIEAGLSIALSKNQLLRYVILPQAFSVAVPSISANIIFLLKETSIVSIVALADLVYVAKDLIGLYYKTDEALFMLVISYLIIILPVSLVLSYIEKRVRNARS; encoded by the coding sequence ATGGATTTTGAGTTTATTGAGAAATTTTATCCGCTTTATGTTAAGGCCGGAGTGCTTACCTGTGAGATTGCCTTTTTAGGGATCGTTTTTTCTATTTTGATCGGTATTTTTTGTATGGCTGTGAAATTTTACAAGCTAAAATTTCTATCAAAAGTGATTGACTGCTACGTCGAACTCTCAAGAAATACGCCACTTCTTATACAGCTTTTCTTTTTATATTATGGCTTGCCAAAGCTTGGTGTATCGATGAGCGGCTTTACCTGTGCGGTCGCTGGGCTTAGCTTTCTTGGCGGTAGTTATATGAGCGAGAGCTTTAGACTTGGTTTTGAGGCGGTTAGAAAGTCGCAGATAGAAGCAGGTCTTAGCATCGCACTTAGCAAAAATCAGCTCTTAAGATATGTTATCTTGCCTCAAGCATTTAGCGTAGCGGTGCCAAGCATTAGTGCAAATATTATCTTTTTACTAAAAGAGACAAGTATCGTTAGTATCGTGGCACTTGCCGATCTAGTCTACGTCGCAAAGGATCTCATTGGGCTTTATTACAAAACAGACGAAGCGCTTTTTATGCTAGTAATTAGCTATCTCATCATCATCTTGCCAGTCTCGCTGGTGCTTAGCTACATCGAAAAAAGGGTGAGAAATGCAAGGAGTTAG